The following proteins come from a genomic window of Terriglobia bacterium:
- the bcp gene encoding thioredoxin-dependent thiol peroxidase yields MKVKDKAPEFSLPDENGNTVELKQFRGKPVVLFFYPKANTPGUTIEACGFRDAYSKLTRAGVTVLGISADTPSAQKKFKEKYELPYTLLADKDKTVAKQFDVIKEKNMYGKKVMGIARTTFLIGPDGKIVHIFENVKPDGHAEEVLAEIKASK; encoded by the coding sequence ATGAAAGTTAAAGACAAAGCCCCTGAATTCAGTCTACCGGATGAGAATGGGAACACGGTGGAATTGAAGCAGTTTCGCGGCAAACCCGTCGTCCTGTTCTTCTACCCAAAAGCCAATACACCCGGTTGAACGATAGAAGCGTGCGGGTTCCGCGACGCATACAGCAAACTCACTCGGGCGGGTGTAACCGTGCTCGGCATTTCCGCCGACACCCCCTCGGCCCAGAAGAAGTTCAAAGAGAAGTACGAGCTGCCCTACACACTCCTTGCCGATAAGGATAAAACAGTTGCCAAACAGTTTGATGTGATCAAAGAGAAGAACATGTATGGCAAAAAGGTGATGGGCATCGCGAGAACGACGTTTTTGATCGGCCCAGACGGCAAAATCGTCCACATTTTCGAGAACGTCAAACCCGATGGCCACGCCGAAGAGGTGCTGGCGGAGATCAAAGCCTCAAAGTAG
- a CDS encoding glycosyltransferase family 9 protein: MSPSASTTGSILIVRLGAMGDVLHAMPAVSALRRALPEAHLGWAIERRWVELLKSADDGLATCGERHLVNSIHVVDTHMWRKHPLHASTMQDIRTVIGCIRAEKFELAIDLQGAGKSALVAKFSHARSIYGFSHPREQLATLVYSTKVDTHTPHVIDQNLELCSAAVRQALTAGEFDLPRSPEGERWCEESLKELAVSKFAILNPGSGWGAKCWPAERYAEVARVLQRIGTMSIVNYGPGEEDLANSVAKLSEGAARAVFATIPQLIALTRRAGLFIGGDTGPLHLAAALKVPVVALFGPTDPARNGPYGTRSVILRSDRSVTSYSHVAAPDPGLQSVTVGEVVGAAAQLLGVTIG, from the coding sequence ATGTCACCGTCCGCATCCACTACGGGAAGCATTCTCATCGTCCGCCTTGGGGCAATGGGCGACGTGTTGCACGCGATGCCCGCGGTTTCGGCACTGCGGCGGGCGTTGCCGGAGGCACATCTTGGATGGGCTATTGAACGGCGCTGGGTTGAGCTGCTGAAATCCGCTGATGACGGACTTGCAACCTGCGGAGAACGCCACCTGGTCAACTCCATTCACGTGGTGGACACTCACATGTGGCGGAAGCATCCGCTGCATGCGTCCACCATGCAGGACATCAGAACCGTAATCGGCTGCATACGCGCGGAGAAATTCGAGCTGGCGATAGACCTTCAAGGAGCGGGCAAGAGTGCACTCGTCGCAAAGTTCAGCCATGCGCGATCGATTTACGGGTTCTCCCATCCACGAGAGCAACTCGCCACGCTGGTCTACTCGACCAAAGTCGATACGCACACCCCGCATGTCATAGATCAGAACCTGGAACTCTGTTCGGCGGCTGTTCGCCAAGCGCTCACCGCGGGCGAATTCGATCTGCCGCGATCCCCAGAAGGGGAGCGATGGTGCGAAGAAAGTCTGAAGGAACTCGCTGTCAGCAAGTTTGCGATTCTGAACCCGGGCTCGGGTTGGGGCGCCAAGTGCTGGCCTGCGGAACGCTACGCCGAGGTTGCGCGTGTGCTCCAGCGCATTGGAACGATGTCAATCGTGAATTACGGCCCAGGCGAAGAGGATCTCGCAAATTCGGTTGCGAAGCTCAGCGAGGGCGCCGCGCGTGCGGTGTTCGCGACCATCCCGCAGCTCATTGCTCTTACGAGGCGAGCCGGGCTCTTCATCGGCGGCGACACTGGCCCACTGCACCTTGCGGCGGCGTTGAAAGTCCCAGTGGTCGCGCTGTTCGGACCCACCGACCCGGCGCGCAACGGCCCCTACGGGACGCGCTCGGTGATCCTTCGCAGCGACCGCTCCGTCACAAGCTATAGTCATGTAGCCGCGCCTGACCCCGGCCTGCAGTCCGTCACCGTGGGCGAGGTCGTCGGCGCAGCCGCGCAACTCCTGGGAGTAACGATTGGCTGA
- a CDS encoding isoprenylcysteine carboxylmethyltransferase family protein — MAETAKRWTWRRIARRIRVPLGFVFAGLYIWLARPAWWSISLGVGISLFGVLIRALASGHVRKNEELTTTGPYGYTRNPLYLGSIIIAIGFAVAARSIWIGIGLVVLFLAIYLPVIRAEEEFLRGKFADFDDYMARVPRLVPRLTSASREPGSFSRQLYIQHREYNALIGTVVMVCALIIKLVW, encoded by the coding sequence TTGGCTGAGACCGCAAAGCGATGGACGTGGAGGCGGATCGCCCGAAGAATCCGGGTGCCGCTGGGCTTCGTCTTTGCGGGGCTTTATATCTGGCTCGCTCGTCCGGCCTGGTGGAGCATCTCGCTGGGGGTGGGCATTTCTCTCTTCGGAGTCCTGATTCGCGCGCTTGCTTCAGGTCACGTCCGCAAAAACGAAGAACTCACGACGACAGGGCCTTACGGGTATACTCGCAATCCGCTTTACCTCGGGTCGATCATCATCGCAATCGGCTTCGCGGTCGCTGCACGCAGCATCTGGATCGGGATCGGCCTGGTTGTGCTCTTCCTGGCGATCTATCTGCCGGTCATTCGCGCGGAAGAAGAATTCCTGCGCGGCAAGTTCGCCGATTTTGATGATTACATGGCGCGAGTGCCCCGTCTGGTGCCCCGCCTGACATCGGCCTCGCGTGAGCCGGGCTCTTTTTCCCGCCAGCTATACATTCAGCACCGTGAATACAATGCCCTGATTGGTACAGTCGTGATGGTTTGTGCGCTCATAATCAAGCTGGTCTGGTAG
- a CDS encoding DNA-3-methyladenine glycosylase, translating to MHKHTPNGAPDSALKRARPLLPRFFDRDPRKVAQELLGKLLIRNENGHLLAGRVVETEAYMGVTDAAAHSAAGLTKRNAVLFGPPGHAYVYFIYGNHYCLNVSCMPEGDAGCVLFRAMEPVAGLPRMARYRNLELPPEPRVTQLRVLTSGPGRMAEALDITRDRDNGKDLTDPSRSDLWLADDSFRPESVTITPRIGITKAIDEPLRFVISGNPFVSGRRV from the coding sequence ATGCATAAACATACTCCGAATGGCGCTCCCGACTCTGCGCTCAAACGGGCTCGCCCGTTGCTACCAAGGTTCTTCGATCGTGATCCGCGGAAGGTTGCGCAAGAACTGCTGGGAAAGCTGCTGATCCGTAACGAAAACGGTCACCTGCTGGCCGGACGCGTTGTAGAGACGGAGGCCTACATGGGCGTGACCGACGCGGCCGCCCACAGCGCTGCCGGGCTCACGAAGCGCAATGCCGTTCTCTTTGGCCCGCCGGGACACGCTTACGTCTATTTCATCTACGGCAATCATTATTGCCTGAACGTGAGCTGCATGCCCGAAGGCGATGCCGGTTGCGTGCTCTTCCGGGCTATGGAACCGGTCGCCGGCTTACCTCGCATGGCGCGTTACCGCAATCTCGAACTCCCTCCCGAGCCTCGCGTCACGCAGCTTCGTGTGCTTACGTCAGGTCCCGGACGAATGGCCGAGGCTCTGGATATTACCCGTGATCGCGACAATGGCAAGGACCTCACCGATCCCTCGCGTTCGGACCTCTGGCTCGCCGACGACAGCTTCCGCCCCGAGAGCGTGACTATCACTCCTCGGATCGGCATCACAAAAGCCATCGACGAACCGTTGCGCTTCGTCATCTCTGGCAATCCGTTTGTCAGCGGAAGACGCGTGTAG
- the gatB gene encoding Asp-tRNA(Asn)/Glu-tRNA(Gln) amidotransferase subunit GatB, protein MPTASAITPKTTKYEPVIGLEVHVQLLTRSKIFCSCSTAFGAPPNSNVCPVCLGLPGALPVLNRQAVEFAVLAAKALNCRVNETSIFARKNYFYPDLPKGYQISQYDKPLAEYGWIDVETAAGRKRIGITRLHMEEDAGKSLHDGVADSSEKTSIDLNRSGVPLIEIVSEPDISSPDEAYEYLTRLKEIILYTGVSDCNMEEGSLRCDANVSIRPKGQKEFGTKAEVKNVNSFRFIRQALEYEIERQAEVLDAGGKIAQETRLYNPPEGKTFPMRSKERAHDYRYFPEPDLLPLIVNAKWQAEIEARMPELPDALRRRLVEQYGVTEDDAQTLSVSQARAAWFEEAAKKAKNPKRVANLILTELLGRLRGRNLELEQSPISIDGVVMSADLAEAGTISSKMLKDLYDKSFERGEDFPAVYKKENPQQISDTAELERIIDEVIAGNPKQLEQYRGGKTTVIAYFVGQVMKASKGKANPTLVNELLPKKLQG, encoded by the coding sequence ATGCCGACCGCCTCCGCGATCACACCTAAGACAACAAAATACGAACCGGTGATCGGCCTTGAGGTCCATGTACAGCTCCTGACGCGGAGCAAGATTTTCTGCTCGTGCTCGACCGCTTTTGGCGCCCCGCCAAACTCCAATGTCTGCCCGGTGTGCCTTGGACTGCCTGGGGCGTTGCCGGTGCTGAACCGGCAGGCTGTCGAATTCGCCGTGCTTGCGGCAAAAGCGCTCAACTGCCGCGTTAATGAAACTTCGATTTTCGCGCGGAAGAACTATTTCTATCCCGACCTGCCGAAGGGCTACCAGATTTCGCAGTACGACAAGCCCCTTGCCGAATACGGCTGGATCGATGTCGAGACGGCCGCAGGACGCAAGCGGATCGGCATTACCCGTCTGCACATGGAAGAGGACGCCGGCAAGAGCCTTCATGACGGAGTTGCGGACAGCTCGGAGAAGACATCCATCGACTTGAACCGCTCCGGCGTGCCGCTGATCGAGATTGTCAGCGAACCCGACATTTCCTCGCCCGACGAGGCCTACGAGTACCTCACCCGTTTGAAGGAGATCATCCTCTACACCGGCGTAAGCGACTGCAACATGGAAGAAGGCTCTCTGCGCTGCGACGCCAACGTCTCGATCCGTCCAAAGGGCCAGAAGGAATTCGGCACCAAGGCGGAAGTGAAGAACGTGAACTCGTTCCGCTTCATCCGGCAGGCACTGGAGTACGAGATCGAGCGCCAGGCGGAAGTGCTCGATGCGGGCGGCAAAATAGCACAGGAAACTCGGCTCTATAACCCCCCCGAGGGGAAGACCTTCCCCATGCGCAGCAAGGAGCGCGCACACGATTACCGTTACTTCCCCGAGCCCGACCTCCTCCCGCTCATCGTAAACGCCAAGTGGCAGGCCGAGATCGAAGCCAGGATGCCCGAACTGCCCGACGCACTACGCCGGCGCCTCGTCGAGCAATATGGGGTCACCGAAGACGATGCGCAGACGCTCTCGGTAAGCCAGGCTCGCGCCGCATGGTTTGAAGAGGCAGCGAAGAAGGCGAAGAATCCGAAGCGCGTAGCGAATCTCATCCTTACAGAATTGCTTGGCCGCCTGCGCGGGCGGAATCTCGAATTGGAACAGTCGCCGATCAGCATCGACGGCGTGGTGATGTCGGCCGATCTCGCCGAGGCCGGAACCATCAGTAGCAAGATGCTGAAGGACCTCTACGACAAGTCTTTCGAGCGCGGCGAAGACTTCCCGGCCGTCTACAAAAAAGAAAACCCGCAGCAGATTTCCGACACTGCCGAACTGGAGCGCATCATCGACGAGGTCATAGCCGGGAACCCCAAGCAGCTCGAGCAGTATCGCGGCGGCAAGACAACCGTCATCGCCTATTTTGTCGGACAGGTAATGAAGGCGTCGAAGGGAAAAGCCAACCCAACGCTGGTCAACGAGCTGCTGCCAAAGAAACTACAGGGCTGA
- a CDS encoding PfkB family carbohydrate kinase, producing the protein MKQLSKGSEHLRKIVQSFPNVTITVLADLVADEFVYGEITRVSREAPVLILRHRERKVVPGGGANAVMNLADLGVNVLPVGIIGDDEPGRLLMQAFKAKKIATSGVLKLKTFTTTTKTRILAGQNHSARQQVVRVDREPEPLHENHPALLELISSAREYARASDGFLLSDYGYGSATPRLLTFIRSNGSLDGMPITLDSRFRMLEYTGVTAATPNEPEVEAALRVKIGNDQEKLFSAGAELMKQMKLESLVITRGSDGMVAFQKKHKPIEIPIHGTDEVADVTGAGDTVIATFTAALAAGADTESAARLANFAGGVVVMKRGTATVSAQELIHAIEHAEL; encoded by the coding sequence ATGAAACAGCTCTCCAAAGGATCCGAACACCTGCGCAAGATCGTGCAGTCGTTTCCTAACGTCACCATAACGGTGCTCGCCGATCTGGTCGCCGACGAATTTGTCTATGGCGAGATCACGCGAGTGTCGCGTGAAGCCCCGGTACTGATTCTCCGCCATCGCGAACGCAAGGTCGTTCCCGGCGGCGGCGCCAATGCCGTGATGAATCTTGCCGATCTCGGCGTCAATGTTCTGCCAGTCGGCATCATCGGGGACGATGAACCCGGCCGGCTTCTGATGCAGGCCTTCAAAGCGAAAAAGATCGCGACCAGCGGTGTGCTGAAGCTGAAGACATTCACGACGACGACTAAGACGCGAATTCTCGCGGGACAGAATCACTCCGCGCGCCAGCAGGTCGTACGCGTCGACCGTGAGCCCGAGCCTCTGCATGAGAATCACCCGGCACTGCTGGAATTGATTTCGTCGGCGCGGGAGTACGCCCGCGCCAGCGATGGCTTCCTCCTCTCCGACTACGGCTATGGTTCGGCGACACCACGGCTGCTTACGTTTATCCGCTCGAACGGTTCGCTTGACGGTATGCCCATCACGCTGGATTCGCGCTTCCGGATGCTGGAATACACAGGCGTTACGGCGGCCACGCCGAATGAGCCTGAAGTGGAAGCAGCGCTCAGAGTGAAGATTGGCAACGACCAGGAAAAGCTCTTCTCGGCTGGCGCGGAACTGATGAAGCAGATGAAGTTGGAGTCGCTCGTCATAACGCGCGGCAGCGACGGCATGGTGGCTTTTCAGAAGAAGCACAAGCCGATCGAGATCCCGATCCATGGAACCGACGAAGTCGCGGATGTAACGGGTGCGGGCGATACGGTGATCGCAACCTTTACAGCCGCACTTGCTGCCGGAGCCGACACCGAATCTGCCGCACGTCTGGCGAACTTTGCTGGAGGCGTCGTCGTGATGAAGCGTGGCACCGCGACCGTTTCTGCGCAGGAACTCATTCACGCCATCGAGCATGCGGAGCTTTGA
- the lpxK gene encoding tetraacyldisaccharide 4'-kinase, which yields MMKLFSAIYGSAVNARNRRFDEGRREAKRLESPVVSIGNISVGGSGKTPFTILLGSLLNQRSIPFDVLSRGYRRESTGIKIVDPNGSATEFGDEPLLIAKRLAVPVIVGSNRYQAGVRAERRFMSGMHLLDDGFQHRQLARQFDIVLVNEEDLDDRLLPSGHLREPVSALERSDVLVIPSNQSSERFSAFGKPIWRVIRTMRVPPKAPTRPLAFCGLARPQRFFKDLETRGIKPCAMVAFPDHHRYSLGEIDKLRKIADRNRADGFMTTQKDLMNLGDMVKRLDPIAIPILEMELLNAKACLDHLLSTIEARRSRPS from the coding sequence ATGATGAAGCTGTTTTCCGCCATCTACGGCTCCGCCGTCAATGCCCGCAACCGGCGTTTTGACGAGGGTAGGCGCGAGGCCAAACGCCTCGAGTCGCCGGTTGTGAGCATCGGCAACATCAGCGTCGGAGGATCCGGTAAAACGCCGTTTACCATTCTGCTCGGGAGTCTGCTGAACCAGCGTTCTATTCCATTCGACGTGCTGTCACGCGGCTACCGTCGGGAATCCACGGGTATCAAGATTGTCGATCCCAATGGCAGCGCCACAGAGTTCGGTGACGAACCTTTGTTGATCGCAAAGCGGCTGGCGGTTCCGGTGATCGTCGGCAGCAATCGATACCAGGCGGGTGTACGTGCCGAGCGTCGCTTCATGTCGGGGATGCACCTGCTTGACGACGGCTTCCAGCACCGGCAACTTGCCCGCCAATTCGATATCGTGCTGGTGAATGAAGAGGACCTTGACGACCGACTGCTACCTTCCGGTCATTTGAGGGAACCAGTTTCCGCACTCGAACGGTCGGATGTCCTGGTCATTCCGTCGAACCAGTCGAGCGAACGGTTCTCCGCATTTGGTAAACCGATCTGGCGCGTGATTCGCACCATGCGAGTGCCACCAAAGGCGCCAACCCGGCCGCTTGCGTTTTGCGGTCTGGCAAGGCCGCAGCGATTCTTCAAGGATCTGGAAACGCGTGGGATCAAGCCCTGCGCCATGGTCGCTTTCCCGGACCACCATCGCTATTCACTGGGAGAAATCGACAAGCTGCGGAAGATTGCTGACCGCAACCGTGCCGACGGCTTCATGACCACCCAGAAGGACCTGATGAATCTTGGTGACATGGTGAAGCGCCTGGACCCTATCGCAATCCCAATCCTGGAAATGGAACTGCTGAACGCTAAGGCCTGCCTTGACCATCTGCTTTCGACAATTGAGGCGCGCCGAAGCCGTCCCTCGTGA
- a CDS encoding glycine C-acetyltransferase — MTTSTRTDPLAFLTDELNALKKKGTYFRLRVLEDEQASVCTFDGKNVINLASNNYLGLTTHPKLREAALEATKKYGVGSGAVRTIAGTMSIHMELEEKIARFKNVEACVVFQSGFTANAGTVSAILGKDDFIISDELNHASIIDGCRLSRAKILVFRHKDLAHAEEQLASVKDQPGKKLLITDGVFSMDGDIGPLPGLCDLAEKYGAIMMIDDAHSSGVLGRQGRGTVDHFGQHGRVDIQVGTLSKAIGALGGYVCGTRDLIEFLYHRGRPFLFSTSHPPSVAATCIAAFDVLQTEPQWMEQLWDNTKYFKKELGLLGFNIGGVNTPASETPITPIIIGDGKTTMEFSRELFKNGVLGTGIAFPTVPEGKARIRTIMTATHTREQLDQALQVLEKVGKNMGII, encoded by the coding sequence ATGACCACGAGTACTCGAACCGATCCACTCGCATTTCTCACCGACGAACTGAATGCTCTGAAGAAGAAGGGAACCTACTTCCGGCTGCGCGTCCTCGAAGACGAGCAAGCGTCGGTCTGCACCTTCGACGGCAAAAATGTAATTAACCTCGCCTCGAATAACTACCTCGGTCTGACCACCCACCCGAAGCTTCGCGAGGCGGCGCTGGAAGCGACAAAGAAGTACGGAGTCGGCTCGGGCGCGGTGCGCACCATTGCCGGAACCATGTCGATCCACATGGAACTCGAAGAGAAGATCGCGCGCTTCAAGAACGTTGAGGCCTGCGTGGTCTTCCAGTCAGGCTTTACGGCAAACGCGGGAACGGTCTCAGCGATCCTCGGCAAAGATGATTTCATCATCAGCGACGAGCTGAACCATGCCTCGATCATCGACGGCTGCCGCCTGTCGCGCGCCAAGATCCTCGTCTTCCGTCACAAGGACCTGGCGCATGCCGAGGAGCAGTTGGCGAGCGTGAAGGATCAACCCGGCAAAAAGTTGCTGATCACCGACGGCGTTTTCTCCATGGACGGCGACATTGGGCCGCTGCCCGGCTTGTGCGATCTGGCCGAGAAATACGGCGCGATCATGATGATCGACGACGCGCACTCTTCCGGCGTTCTGGGCCGGCAGGGGCGCGGGACCGTCGATCACTTTGGGCAGCACGGGCGCGTCGACATCCAGGTCGGCACGCTGTCGAAGGCGATCGGCGCGCTCGGCGGATACGTCTGCGGGACACGCGATCTGATCGAGTTCCTCTACCATCGCGGGCGGCCGTTCCTGTTCTCGACCTCGCATCCGCCGTCGGTCGCGGCGACCTGTATCGCGGCCTTCGATGTTCTCCAGACAGAGCCGCAGTGGATGGAGCAGCTCTGGGACAATACGAAGTACTTCAAGAAAGAACTCGGTCTGCTCGGATTCAACATCGGCGGGGTGAATACGCCGGCGAGCGAGACGCCGATCACGCCAATCATCATCGGCGACGGCAAGACGACGATGGAGTTCTCTCGCGAGCTCTTCAAGAACGGCGTACTTGGAACCGGCATCGCGTTTCCGACGGTTCCGGAGGGCAAAGCCCGCATCCGCACCATCATGACCGCGACGCATACGCGCGAGCAGCTCGACCAGGCGCTGCAGGTACTGGAGAAGGTCGGGAAGAACATGGGGATTATCTAA
- a CDS encoding adenylyltransferase/cytidyltransferase family protein — MVSREELRHRVEDWRTAGDKVILTNGCFDLLHVGHIRYLHAAKQLGGKVVIALNSDASVRQLKGEGRPLMNEQERAEILAALADVDAVVIFPEPDVRAIIREIHPDVQAKGTDYTLESVPERDEVMAYGGRVAIVGDPKNHSTTVFLGQMRSENNP; from the coding sequence ATCGTCTCGCGCGAGGAACTTCGACATCGTGTCGAAGACTGGCGCACCGCCGGCGATAAGGTGATTCTCACGAACGGTTGCTTCGACCTGCTGCACGTGGGACACATCCGATACCTACACGCCGCCAAGCAACTCGGCGGCAAGGTCGTGATTGCGTTGAATTCCGATGCCAGCGTTCGACAACTCAAAGGTGAAGGGCGTCCGTTGATGAATGAACAGGAGCGTGCAGAGATACTGGCTGCTCTCGCGGACGTCGATGCCGTCGTGATCTTTCCCGAGCCCGATGTGCGGGCGATCATTCGCGAGATTCACCCGGACGTGCAAGCCAAGGGAACGGATTACACCCTTGAGTCGGTGCCGGAGCGGGACGAAGTGATGGCTTACGGCGGACGCGTCGCGATCGTAGGCGACCCGAAGAATCACTCGACAACCGTATTTCTCGGACAGATGCGGAGCGAGAACAACCCGTGA
- a CDS encoding 3-deoxy-D-manno-octulosonic acid transferase — MFILYSALLAVGLVLTSPYWVVQMLRLGKYRAGLAERFGRVPERIRTGDPRPAVWIHAVSVGEVLAISGLVAALRRAMPDYRIVISTTTYTGQKVARDRFGAENVFYFPLDFAFCIRPYVKALRPALIVVAETEFWPNFLRVVSGSGARVAVVNARISDRSFPRYRRWRGLLSRVLSYVDLFLAQSEEDARRLREISAAAQRVHVSGNLKFDVKPPEETPVVTELGSAISECGAGPVIVAGSTVEGEEEPILAAFEKIRGQYPQALLILAPRHKERFSAVNEHLSRSSVPFVARSAMNGNSPLAGSVLLLDSLGELASVYALADVAFVGGSLVPRGGHNILEPAHWGVATVVGPHTENFRDIVGIFRQADAVRVAQPEDLADVLLELLRNDEGRRGLGQRARKVVEEQMGATERTLEALRALIQ; from the coding sequence GTGTTCATTCTCTACAGCGCGCTGCTGGCGGTCGGCCTGGTCTTGACGTCCCCGTATTGGGTCGTTCAGATGTTGCGACTCGGGAAGTATCGGGCGGGGCTGGCCGAGCGCTTTGGGCGCGTGCCGGAGAGAATTCGGACTGGTGACCCGCGGCCGGCGGTATGGATTCACGCCGTCTCGGTCGGGGAGGTCCTGGCGATCAGCGGGCTCGTGGCGGCGCTGAGGCGGGCGATGCCGGATTATCGGATCGTGATCTCCACCACGACGTACACCGGCCAGAAAGTGGCGCGCGATCGCTTCGGGGCCGAGAACGTCTTCTATTTTCCGCTGGATTTCGCTTTCTGCATCCGCCCGTACGTCAAGGCGCTGCGCCCTGCTCTTATCGTTGTTGCCGAAACCGAGTTCTGGCCGAATTTCCTGCGCGTTGTGAGCGGCTCTGGTGCGCGCGTCGCCGTCGTGAATGCGCGAATTTCGGACCGTTCGTTCCCGAGGTATCGTCGCTGGCGTGGGCTTCTCTCCCGAGTCCTGAGCTATGTCGATCTCTTTCTCGCACAGAGCGAGGAAGACGCGCGGCGCCTGCGTGAAATCAGCGCTGCTGCACAGCGCGTGCACGTGAGCGGCAATCTGAAATTCGATGTGAAGCCGCCGGAAGAAACTCCTGTGGTTACCGAACTCGGCAGCGCAATCTCCGAGTGCGGAGCAGGTCCGGTTATCGTCGCGGGGAGCACGGTCGAAGGAGAGGAAGAGCCGATCCTTGCGGCGTTCGAGAAGATTCGCGGCCAGTACCCGCAGGCGCTGCTGATTCTCGCACCGCGTCATAAGGAGCGATTTTCAGCCGTGAATGAACACCTGTCGCGCTCCAGCGTCCCATTCGTCGCTCGTTCGGCGATGAATGGGAATTCACCCCTTGCCGGCTCCGTCCTTCTTCTCGACAGTCTCGGCGAACTCGCGTCGGTCTATGCACTCGCGGATGTCGCCTTTGTAGGGGGTAGCCTAGTGCCCCGTGGCGGCCACAACATCCTCGAACCCGCGCATTGGGGAGTCGCAACCGTTGTGGGCCCGCATACCGAGAATTTTCGCGACATCGTTGGTATTTTTCGGCAGGCCGATGCCGTACGCGTAGCTCAACCGGAGGATCTGGCCGACGTATTGCTAGAACTCTTGCGAAACGATGAAGGTCGGCGCGGCCTCGGGCAGCGTGCCCGGAAGGTGGTTGAGGAGCAAATGGGCGCGACCGAACGTACTCTGGAGGCGCTTCGCGCCCTTATACAATAA